A single region of the Oleispira antarctica RB-8 genome encodes:
- the rnhB gene encoding calf thymus ribonuclease H, translated as MSADDGLTESLAEKFNVLTEIEAQLIEQRIVYCGVDEAGAGPLCGDVVAAAVILDPNNPIAALNDSKKLSEKKREALFPEIKEKALSYCIARATAEEIDSINILQARMLAMTRAVRGLELHGLKQLPEYALIDGNRLPELDMPGAAIIKGDALVAAISAASILAKVQRDHEMVALDQQYPGYGLAKHKGYPTKAHIEALEVLGPCEIYRKTFGPVKRLLMNK; from the coding sequence ATGTCTGCTGATGATGGGCTAACAGAGAGCTTGGCTGAAAAATTTAATGTCTTAACCGAAATAGAAGCACAGCTAATTGAGCAGCGCATCGTCTATTGCGGCGTCGACGAAGCAGGGGCGGGTCCTTTGTGCGGTGATGTTGTTGCAGCAGCTGTTATTCTAGATCCAAATAATCCAATTGCCGCGTTAAATGATTCGAAAAAGCTGAGCGAAAAGAAGCGCGAAGCGCTATTTCCTGAAATCAAAGAAAAAGCATTAAGTTATTGCATTGCTCGGGCCACGGCAGAAGAAATTGATAGCATCAATATTCTGCAGGCGCGTATGTTGGCGATGACGCGTGCGGTTCGAGGCTTAGAGCTTCATGGTTTAAAACAACTGCCTGAGTATGCGCTCATTGATGGTAATCGCTTACCGGAATTGGATATGCCTGGTGCGGCAATTATTAAAGGTGATGCTTTGGTTGCTGCTATCAGTGCGGCGTCGATTTTAGCCAAGGTGCAGCGAGATCATGAAATGGTCGCTTTGGATCAGCAATATCCTGGGTACGGTTTAGCCAAGCATAAAGGCTATCCGACAAAGGCGCATATTGAAGCGTTAGAAGTACTAGGCCCTTGCGAAATCTATCGCAAAACCTTTGGTCCGGTTAAAAGATTGTTAATGAATAAGTAG
- the lpxD gene encoding UDP-3-O-[3-hydroxymyristoyl] glucosamine N-acyltransferase. By similarity — protein sequence MTQRSISLADIAEKIGATFVASSATNDDQISVSGISTLELASSEQVTFLANPSYRKQLATTQAAAVILHPDMQEECPVSALVMNNPYVGFAKLSQLFNNLPTQAAFIHPSATIASSASIAEDASIGANVVIGEYVEVGAGTRIGPNSVISDHSIIGEQCILHANVVVYHDVVIGNDCIIHSGCVLGADGFGFAPDAGEWVKIAQLGGVRIGSQVEIGANTTIDRGALGNTQIGNGVKIDDQVMIAHNVAIGDYCAIAATSGIAGSTTLGKNCTIAGGVGIVGHIDITDGVHITGMTLVSKSIKEAGVYSSGTAMMPANEWRKSATRFRQLDDMARRLKKLEKNQ from the coding sequence ATGACACAACGATCTATTTCTTTAGCAGATATTGCTGAAAAAATTGGCGCTACTTTTGTTGCGAGCTCAGCAACCAATGATGATCAGATATCTGTGTCAGGTATTTCGACCTTGGAATTGGCCAGTTCTGAGCAAGTTACTTTTTTGGCGAACCCAAGTTATCGAAAGCAATTAGCGACAACTCAGGCCGCTGCAGTAATTTTACACCCCGATATGCAAGAAGAATGTCCTGTGTCGGCTTTAGTGATGAATAACCCTTATGTGGGTTTTGCTAAGCTGTCGCAATTATTTAATAACCTGCCTACCCAGGCAGCGTTCATTCATCCTTCCGCGACGATTGCGAGCAGTGCAAGTATTGCTGAAGATGCATCAATCGGCGCAAATGTTGTTATTGGTGAGTACGTGGAAGTGGGTGCTGGAACGCGCATTGGCCCTAATAGTGTCATTAGTGATCACTCCATTATTGGCGAGCAATGTATATTGCATGCGAATGTTGTGGTGTATCACGATGTGGTAATCGGTAACGACTGCATTATTCATTCAGGCTGTGTATTAGGTGCTGATGGCTTTGGCTTTGCTCCAGACGCAGGTGAGTGGGTGAAAATAGCGCAACTTGGTGGAGTTCGAATTGGTAGCCAAGTAGAGATTGGTGCGAATACAACGATTGACCGCGGCGCACTGGGTAATACTCAGATTGGTAACGGTGTGAAAATTGATGATCAAGTTATGATTGCTCATAACGTGGCTATTGGTGATTACTGTGCTATCGCAGCAACGTCAGGTATTGCGGGCAGCACAACGCTGGGTAAAAACTGTACGATTGCCGGTGGTGTTGGCATTGTTGGTCATATAGACATAACCGACGGTGTTCATATTACGGGCATGACACTCGTTTCAAAATCGATTAAAGAAGCGGGTGTATATTCATCGGGAACGGCAATGATGCCTGCCAATGAATGGAGAAAAAGCGCGACTCGTTTCCGTCAGCTAGATGATATGGCAAGACGTTTAAAGAAATTAGAAAAAAACCAATAG
- a CDS encoding Outer membrane protein, bacterial surface antigen (D15) family: protein MRVLFFTCFLAVFSHLAAAESFVVSDIRVEGLQRISAGTVFEAFSIDVGDSVDSQRLATASKRLFKTALFNDISLQRDGDVLIVQVVELPTITQLEIKGNQAITSDALKDGLKQSGLAEGLVFKRSTLERISLELERQYVAQGRYDANIKTEVTPLPRNRVGLVIQVDEGTVASIQHVNIIGNSVFSDEELLKTFQLQTSNFWSWYASDDKYAREKLSGDLETLRSYYLNRGYIRFNIESTQVSVSPNKKGVYITINVTEGDIYNVRELQLAGDLVLPEEELERFYIIQEGEVFSRQKVTLSSDLMIKRLGNDGYTFAKVDGIPKIDDETKEVDITFFVEPGKRTYVRRINFAGNESTLDEVLRREMLQMEGGWASTEKIEAGKKRLNQLGFFKGVNVETPAVAGADDLIDVNYSVEEQLSGSLNFNVGYAGGSGFIIGTSISQNNFLGTGNRMSLALQKNSTVQSYNFSFQDPYYTIDGVSRGFNLFYRKTDFSSQSFTSDYQSNTLGGNVSFGYPISNRERLSFTLGASETEMFEGSTVPAEISSFIDDNGDRFREYSLGSSWKWSNLNRGLFPTDGAQQSLSFDLAIPGSDLTYYKLGYKADYYIPLNLDWSLRFRTELGYGDGFGDLNQLPFFKNFRAGGVGSVRGYRTSSLGPQGLPEYNLVDLVETDNDGNPVFETDNLGRPVVDSGAARNIYYENADGDIVRAVNSAGYAPVYVTDAANGSIEQAPAYVESATALGGNILVEGSTELIFPFPFIEDRSSLRSVFFLDAGNVFTDQCYKPNDNEAPNFTSHPFCNEGIDLSELRLSTGVGVTWVTAIGPLTFTYSFPLNDKEDDRTEGFEFSLGQVF from the coding sequence ATGCGCGTTTTGTTTTTTACCTGTTTTTTAGCAGTATTTAGTCATTTAGCGGCTGCAGAGTCTTTTGTCGTGAGTGACATTCGCGTTGAAGGTTTACAGCGTATCTCTGCGGGAACGGTTTTTGAAGCCTTCTCTATTGATGTGGGTGATAGTGTCGATAGCCAGCGGTTAGCGACCGCGTCAAAGCGTTTATTTAAAACGGCATTATTTAACGACATATCATTGCAACGAGATGGTGATGTGTTAATTGTGCAGGTGGTTGAATTACCCACCATTACGCAGCTAGAAATTAAGGGCAACCAGGCCATTACCAGTGACGCGTTAAAAGACGGTTTGAAGCAATCGGGCTTAGCGGAAGGATTGGTTTTTAAGCGTTCTACTCTAGAGCGAATCTCACTCGAACTAGAGCGTCAGTACGTTGCACAAGGCCGTTACGATGCCAATATTAAAACCGAAGTGACTCCATTACCGAGAAACCGAGTAGGATTAGTTATTCAGGTCGACGAAGGTACTGTTGCCTCGATCCAGCATGTTAATATCATTGGTAATTCCGTATTTAGTGATGAAGAATTGCTGAAAACGTTTCAGCTACAAACTAGTAATTTTTGGTCTTGGTATGCCAGTGATGATAAATACGCGCGTGAAAAACTTTCTGGGGATTTAGAGACTCTAAGGTCTTACTACCTCAATCGGGGTTATATTCGCTTTAACATTGAATCAACTCAAGTTTCAGTCTCGCCGAATAAAAAAGGTGTCTACATCACGATAAACGTTACTGAAGGTGATATTTATAATGTGCGCGAGTTGCAGTTAGCGGGTGATTTAGTTTTACCAGAAGAAGAATTAGAACGTTTTTATATTATTCAAGAAGGTGAGGTTTTCTCTCGTCAAAAAGTGACGCTTAGTAGTGACTTGATGATTAAGCGTTTAGGTAATGACGGTTATACCTTTGCCAAGGTTGATGGTATTCCAAAAATTGACGATGAAACAAAAGAAGTGGATATCACGTTCTTTGTTGAACCAGGCAAACGAACTTACGTTCGACGTATTAACTTTGCAGGTAACGAAAGCACGCTAGATGAAGTCTTGCGTCGTGAAATGTTACAAATGGAAGGTGGTTGGGCATCAACTGAAAAAATTGAAGCGGGTAAAAAACGTTTAAACCAACTCGGTTTCTTTAAAGGCGTTAACGTTGAAACGCCAGCGGTTGCTGGGGCCGATGATTTAATTGATGTGAACTACAGTGTTGAAGAGCAACTCAGTGGCAGTTTGAACTTTAATGTGGGTTATGCCGGTGGTAGTGGGTTTATTATAGGTACCAGTATTAGCCAGAATAACTTTTTAGGCACGGGTAACCGTATGTCTTTAGCGTTGCAAAAAAACAGCACCGTACAATCGTATAATTTTTCCTTTCAAGATCCTTATTACACCATTGATGGTGTGAGCCGCGGCTTCAACTTATTTTATCGTAAAACCGATTTCTCTAGTCAATCGTTTACCAGTGATTATCAATCTAATACGCTAGGCGGTAATGTCTCTTTCGGCTATCCGATCAGTAATCGTGAGCGTTTGTCTTTTACCTTGGGCGCCTCGGAAACAGAAATGTTTGAAGGCTCCACCGTACCGGCAGAAATTTCAAGTTTCATCGATGATAATGGTGATCGCTTCCGTGAGTATTCTTTAGGTTCAAGTTGGAAGTGGTCGAATTTAAACCGTGGCCTATTTCCTACCGATGGCGCTCAGCAAAGCTTATCGTTTGACTTAGCGATTCCTGGCAGTGATTTGACCTATTACAAATTAGGTTATAAAGCGGATTATTATATCCCTTTAAATCTAGACTGGTCTCTTCGTTTCCGTACCGAGTTAGGATACGGCGATGGCTTTGGCGACTTAAACCAACTGCCTTTCTTTAAAAACTTCCGTGCCGGTGGTGTTGGTTCAGTTCGAGGGTATCGTACTAGCTCTTTAGGGCCGCAAGGTTTACCTGAATATAATCTAGTTGATCTTGTAGAAACGGATAATGATGGTAATCCAGTATTTGAGACAGATAACTTGGGACGTCCGGTAGTTGACAGTGGTGCAGCCCGTAATATTTATTATGAAAATGCCGACGGCGATATCGTTCGTGCTGTTAACTCAGCAGGTTATGCTCCTGTGTATGTCACAGATGCGGCTAATGGTTCAATTGAACAAGCGCCAGCCTACGTCGAGAGTGCTACAGCTTTGGGTGGTAATATACTAGTAGAAGGAAGCACTGAATTAATTTTCCCATTCCCGTTTATAGAAGATCGCAGTTCATTGCGCAGTGTATTTTTCTTAGATGCGGGTAATGTATTTACTGACCAGTGCTATAAGCCAAATGATAATGAAGCGCCTAATTTTACGAGTCATCCGTTTTGCAATGAAGGTATTGATCTTTCAGAGCTGCGTTTAAGTACGGGTGTTGGCGTGACTTGGGTAACGGCTATTGGGCCGCTGACCTTTACTTACTCTTTCCCATTAAATGATAAAGAAGATGATCGAACTGAAGGGTTTGAGTTCTCTCTTGGGCAAGTATTTTAA
- the lpxB gene encoding Lipid-A-disaccharide synthase gives MRIAIVVGETSGDMLGIGLMKALKKHYPDATFEGIGGPLMEAEGFKSFVPMERLAVMGLVEILGRLFELLKVRKKLVQYWQKNPPDVFIGIDAPEFNTQLEYKLKTSGIKTVHYVSPSVWAWRSKRIHKIKKSVDLMLTLFPFEAKFYQQYDVPVSFVGHNLADSIPFESNADDARQVFQIEANEKVVCLMPGSRGSEVEKLCPIFIQTAELVGKHNPNVRFILPAANDVRKQQIKTLIDEVKPDVKIEVIDGDSKTCMQASDVILLASGTATLEGLLLKKPMIVSYIVSPITAMIMRRLLKQDFISLPNLLAGREVVPEILQENATAENLAYAVNERLEDENLIHQLKETFLFIHKQLKRGANDQAALAIVDLLEPSPIACRTVNSSDIESTRSDDA, from the coding sequence ATGCGTATTGCAATAGTCGTTGGTGAAACTTCGGGTGATATGTTGGGTATTGGCTTGATGAAAGCCTTGAAGAAACATTACCCAGACGCGACATTTGAAGGTATTGGTGGTCCATTAATGGAAGCAGAGGGCTTTAAGTCTTTTGTTCCTATGGAGCGACTTGCTGTTATGGGTTTAGTAGAAATATTAGGCCGATTATTCGAATTATTAAAAGTGCGCAAAAAACTGGTTCAATATTGGCAGAAAAATCCACCGGATGTTTTCATTGGTATTGATGCACCTGAATTTAATACTCAGCTTGAATATAAATTAAAAACGTCGGGTATTAAAACAGTTCATTACGTTAGCCCTTCTGTTTGGGCATGGCGTTCTAAGCGAATTCATAAGATTAAAAAATCTGTGGATTTGATGCTGACCTTATTTCCTTTCGAAGCAAAATTTTATCAGCAGTATGATGTTCCCGTGAGTTTTGTTGGCCATAACTTGGCCGACAGTATTCCTTTTGAAAGTAATGCTGATGATGCACGTCAGGTTTTCCAGATTGAGGCGAATGAAAAAGTTGTTTGCCTCATGCCTGGTAGTCGTGGCAGTGAAGTAGAAAAGCTGTGTCCCATTTTTATCCAAACGGCTGAATTAGTGGGCAAGCATAATCCTAATGTCCGCTTTATCTTGCCTGCGGCTAATGACGTTCGTAAGCAACAAATTAAAACATTAATCGACGAAGTAAAGCCTGATGTTAAAATCGAAGTAATCGATGGTGACTCCAAGACCTGCATGCAAGCGTCCGACGTTATATTGCTCGCATCGGGCACCGCAACTCTTGAAGGTCTATTACTTAAAAAGCCCATGATTGTGAGTTACATCGTATCGCCGATTACGGCGATGATTATGCGCCGATTACTGAAACAAGATTTTATTTCGTTACCGAATTTATTAGCCGGTCGAGAAGTTGTACCTGAAATATTACAAGAGAATGCGACGGCTGAAAATTTAGCCTACGCGGTGAATGAGCGGTTAGAAGATGAAAATTTAATTCATCAGCTTAAAGAAACTTTCTTATTTATTCACAAGCAGCTTAAGCGTGGCGCGAATGATCAAGCAGCACTGGCGATTGTTGATTTATTAGAACCTAGTCCGATTGCTTGTCGCACTGTGAATTCAAGTGATATTGAATCTACTCGATCGGATGATGCCTAA
- a CDS encoding Pyridine nucleotide-disulphide oxidoreductase, class I — protein MQYDVIIIGAGAAGLMCAAIAGQRGRSVLVLDHANKAGKKILMSGGGRCNFTNYYVEPDRYLCHNTHFCKSALSRYTQWDFIGLVEKHGIPYHEKQLGELFCDNKASDILEMLLSECDQAGAKVQLNTSVDAIHSLETESGGYKLNTTQGEYTCESLVVASGGLSIPTLGASGFGYQVAEQFNLKTYKTRAGLVPFTITNQLKDVCIALSGSSCEVIMECNGQSFRGNMLFTHRGLSGPAVLQISSYWQAGQPLTINLLPDIDLAQVLRETQHERPKLSLKKFIAQWLTQKMSEQLVELFLSDLVKTTDVFKAEQPQTLAELNAEQMDAIAHQFNAWQLVPSGTEGYRTAEVTLGGIDTDEVSSKTMMSKNQQGLYFIGEVLDVTGHLGGFNFQWAWASGWAAAQYV, from the coding sequence GTGCAATACGATGTAATTATAATTGGCGCTGGTGCCGCAGGTCTAATGTGTGCCGCCATTGCAGGTCAGCGTGGACGATCTGTTTTAGTTCTAGATCACGCCAATAAAGCAGGCAAAAAAATTCTTATGTCGGGCGGTGGCCGTTGTAATTTTACCAATTATTATGTCGAGCCAGATCGCTATCTTTGTCATAATACTCACTTCTGCAAAAGTGCTTTAAGTCGTTATACCCAGTGGGATTTTATTGGCCTTGTAGAAAAGCATGGAATTCCTTATCACGAGAAGCAGTTAGGAGAATTATTTTGTGATAATAAAGCCAGTGATATTCTTGAGATGTTATTAAGTGAATGCGATCAAGCGGGTGCTAAAGTTCAACTGAATACGTCAGTGGATGCTATTCATTCTTTAGAGACAGAAAGTGGTGGCTATAAATTGAACACGACTCAAGGTGAATATACTTGTGAGTCGTTGGTGGTTGCGAGTGGTGGGTTGTCGATTCCTACCTTGGGTGCCAGCGGCTTTGGTTATCAAGTTGCTGAACAGTTTAATTTAAAGACTTATAAAACCCGCGCAGGGTTAGTCCCTTTCACGATTACTAATCAGTTGAAAGACGTGTGTATTGCGCTTTCAGGTAGTTCTTGTGAGGTCATTATGGAATGTAATGGCCAAAGCTTCCGCGGTAATATGTTATTCACTCACCGAGGCTTGAGTGGCCCTGCGGTATTGCAAATATCGTCTTATTGGCAAGCAGGCCAGCCTTTAACGATCAATTTATTGCCAGATATCGATCTTGCGCAAGTCTTGCGTGAGACTCAACATGAGCGACCAAAGCTTTCATTAAAGAAATTCATCGCGCAGTGGTTAACGCAAAAAATGTCTGAACAGTTGGTTGAGTTATTCTTAAGCGACTTGGTGAAAACAACTGACGTCTTTAAAGCAGAGCAACCACAAACGCTGGCGGAACTGAACGCAGAGCAAATGGATGCGATTGCTCATCAATTTAATGCTTGGCAGTTAGTACCTTCAGGAACCGAAGGATATCGTACGGCAGAAGTGACATTGGGCGGAATCGATACTGATGAAGTTAGCTCTAAAACCATGATGTCTAAGAACCAGCAAGGTTTGTATTTTATCGGTGAAGTCTTGGATGTCACTGGGCATTTGGGTGGTTTTAACTTTCAATGGGCTTGGGCGAGTGGCTGGGCGGCTGCGCAGTACGTATAG
- the lpxA gene encoding Acyl-[acyl-carrier-protein]-UDP-N-acetylglucosam ine O-acyltransferase, producing the protein MIDPRAVIDPSAIIADGVEIGPWSMVGPGVEIGEGTVIGPHVIVKGPTKIGKNNKIFQFSSIGEECQDKKYADEPTELIIGDNNIIREACTFHRGTTQDKGITQVGSNNLFMINTHIAHDVVMGDNCIMANDTNVAGHVHIGDYVILGGATQVHQFCKIGSHSMSGAGSVVLKDIPAYIICNGYPVEPHGINIEGLKRRGFEKASIQLLRKAYKALYRQTLTLEEALVEIRVLAEQDDVVKVLLESLEQSTRGIIR; encoded by the coding sequence ATGATTGATCCCAGAGCCGTAATCGACCCCAGCGCAATCATTGCTGACGGTGTAGAGATTGGCCCCTGGTCCATGGTTGGACCGGGTGTAGAAATCGGCGAAGGAACGGTTATTGGCCCTCATGTTATTGTTAAAGGGCCAACAAAAATTGGTAAGAATAATAAAATCTTTCAGTTCTCGTCGATTGGTGAAGAATGCCAAGATAAAAAATACGCCGATGAGCCAACTGAATTAATTATTGGCGATAATAATATTATTCGTGAAGCGTGTACGTTTCATCGTGGCACGACGCAAGATAAGGGTATTACCCAAGTCGGCAGTAATAATTTGTTTATGATAAATACCCACATCGCTCATGATGTAGTTATGGGTGATAACTGTATTATGGCTAACGATACTAATGTGGCAGGTCATGTGCATATTGGTGATTACGTTATTTTAGGCGGTGCAACTCAGGTGCATCAGTTCTGTAAAATCGGCAGCCATTCAATGTCGGGTGCGGGTTCTGTAGTTTTAAAAGACATACCTGCGTACATCATTTGTAATGGTTACCCGGTTGAGCCTCACGGTATTAATATCGAAGGTTTAAAACGTCGCGGTTTTGAAAAAGCATCAATTCAGTTATTACGTAAAGCGTATAAAGCACTTTATCGCCAAACGCTGACACTAGAAGAAGCTTTGGTTGAAATTCGAGTTTTGGCTGAACAAGATGATGTCGTTAAGGTTTTACTTGAGTCTCTCGAGCAATCGACACGCGGTATTATTCGCTAA
- the fabZ gene encoding (3R)-hydroxymyristoyl-[acyl-carrier-protein] dehydratase yields the protein MPALDVQGIKKLLPHRYPFLLVDRVNTIDIEGPNVGSIKAIKNVTINEEFFNGHFPQHPIMPGVLIVESMAQVAGILGLHMLGEKRTDKTSYYFAGADHVRFKKPVVPGDQLHLEAEYVNSKRGIWKFSCRARVDGDVVCCAEITCAEKDI from the coding sequence ATGCCCGCTTTGGATGTGCAAGGTATTAAAAAGTTACTCCCTCACCGCTACCCATTTTTATTGGTAGATCGCGTGAACACTATCGACATTGAAGGACCTAATGTTGGCAGTATTAAAGCCATTAAAAACGTGACGATTAATGAAGAGTTTTTTAATGGTCATTTTCCGCAACACCCGATTATGCCCGGCGTATTAATCGTCGAGTCCATGGCGCAGGTTGCAGGAATTTTAGGTTTACACATGTTGGGAGAGAAGCGCACTGACAAAACAAGTTATTATTTTGCCGGCGCCGATCACGTTCGTTTTAAAAAGCCCGTTGTGCCGGGCGATCAGCTTCATTTAGAAGCTGAATACGTTAATAGTAAGCGTGGTATTTGGAAGTTTTCATGCCGTGCCCGCGTTGATGGTGATGTAGTGTGTTGTGCTGAAATCACCTGTGCAGAGAAGGATATTTAA
- a CDS encoding Putative outer membrane protein, chaperone Skp (OmpH) family — protein MRFLQIALLAMAASFAQAEMKIAVVDMQRAVLASDEAKIAVEKFRAAKQDDIDTISKLETELKGIQDKIAKDGEIMSEDERRKLKNSFEEKATTYKFHRQNMQKAEQQELQQLAQAMEPKMQKALKTIIDENKYDLVVRPEMVIFNGPGTDITKLLLEQLNKK, from the coding sequence ATGCGTTTTTTACAAATAGCTCTATTGGCCATGGCTGCAAGTTTTGCTCAGGCAGAAATGAAGATTGCCGTTGTTGATATGCAGCGCGCGGTATTGGCATCGGATGAAGCTAAGATCGCTGTTGAGAAATTTCGTGCCGCTAAGCAAGATGACATTGATACTATCAGTAAGCTAGAAACTGAGCTGAAAGGTATTCAGGATAAGATTGCTAAAGATGGCGAAATTATGAGCGAAGACGAGCGTCGTAAGCTTAAAAATAGCTTTGAAGAAAAAGCGACAACGTATAAATTTCATCGTCAAAATATGCAAAAAGCAGAGCAGCAAGAGTTACAGCAGCTTGCCCAAGCAATGGAGCCAAAAATGCAGAAAGCGTTAAAGACGATTATCGATGAGAACAAGTATGACCTAGTTGTACGTCCTGAAATGGTTATCTTTAATGGTCCAGGTACAGATATTACTAAATTATTGCTTGAACAATTAAACAAAAAATAA